A DNA window from Portunus trituberculatus isolate SZX2019 chromosome 47, ASM1759143v1, whole genome shotgun sequence contains the following coding sequences:
- the LOC123520703 gene encoding chymotrypsin BI-like encodes MVMRQRYVWVTLNEASLYKMAIHSEFRQVAASMIAKLALLLVCGAVASGNPAAGKPWHWKSPKPLVTPIGPVKSARIVGGEEATPHSWPHQVALFIDNMYFCGGSLISNEWVLTAAHCADGAGFIDVVMGAHNIRQNEPSQVSMTSTNFFTHEHWNSFLLTNDLALVKLPSPVTFNQNIQAVKLPSSDVNVGDLVTPTGWGRPSDSASGISDVLRQVTVPVMSNDDCNAVYGIVGSGVVCIDGTGGHSTCNGDSGGPLNKGGKTYGITSFGSAAGCEKGYPAAFTRVHHYLDWIQEKTGVTP; translated from the exons ATGGTAATGAGGCAAAGATATGTTTGGGTAACCCTTAACGAGGCATCTTTGTATAAAATGGCCATACACTCCGAGTTTCGTCAGGTAGCTGCCAGCATGATTGCCAAGCTCGCCCTTCTCCTTGTCTGCGGTGCTGTCGCC AGCGGTAATCCCGCGGCGGGCAAGCCATGGCACTGGAAATCTCCAAAGCCATTGGTCACACCTATTGGCCCCGTCAAGTCCG CTCGCATCGTGGGCGGGGAGGAGGCGACACCCCACTCGTGGCCCCACCAGGTGGCTCTCTTCATTGACAACATGTATTTCTGCGGCGGCTCCCTCATCTCCAACGAATGGGTGCTGACTGCTGCTCACTGCGCTGACGG CGCTGGATTCATCGATGTCGTCATGGGTGCCCACAACATCCGCCAGAACGAGCCCTCTCAGGTGAGCATGACAAGCACGAACTTCTTCACCCATGAGCACTGGAACTCCTTCCTGCTGACAAACGACCTTGCCCTCGTCAAGCTGCCGTCGCCTGTGACCTTCAATC AGAACATCCAGGCTGTCAAACTGCCCTCATCTGATGTGAATGTGGGAGACCTCGTCACCCCCACTGGCTGGGGCAGGCCCTCCGACA GCGCCAGCGGAATCTCTGACGTTCTCCGCCAAGTGACAGTGCCCGTCATGAGCAACGACGATTGCAACGCTGTGTACGGCATTGTGGGAAGTGGCGTCGTCTGCATCGATGGTACCGGTGGCCACAGCACTTGCAAc GGTGACTCTGGTGGCCCCTTGAACAAGGGCGGCAAGACCTACGGTATCACCTCCTTCGGGTCCGCTGCTGGCTGCGAGAAGGGCTACCCCGCTGCCTTCACCCGCGTGCACCACTACCTGGACTGGATCCAGGAAAAGACTGGCGTCACCCCCTGA